TTCCCTCCAAAGGTTCCGCCGGTTTTCAGCTTGGGGTCGTACTTGTATTTAACTGTTTTCTCGGCTATGACGTCGTTGTAGGGCTTCTTGTGCACGCCCTCGACGATGCCCTTCGCCGTTCTGAAGGAGGAGATGTCCTCGCCGGGGAAGGTCCTCTTCCTGGGCTTTCCACCGAAGATTATCCCGACGACGTTGTGGGCCCTCAGGAGAACTGAACCGGAGCCGCCCCTTGCCGCCCAGTCCTCGCTCCCCTCAACGCGCTTGCCGTTCCTGAGTGTCTGGGAGAATATAGCACCGTAATTGCTGTTGAGTGCGGCAGGCCCGACGACCGCTATGCGGTACTCAAAGTCAAAGCGCCCGCCGAAGGTGTCTATGAGGTACTGGGTAAGGGCATAGACGCCCTCTTCGCCCCTGTAGCCCTTCCATATTTCCATGACTCTCTCCAGCTCGATCTCGTGGAGCTCAACCTTGACGTTCTCGCCGTCGTTGTAGAGGACAACGACTACAGGTTTCTCGGCTTTTCCCTCAAAGGTAACGAAGTCAACGCCAACGTTCTTGAAGGCGTAAGCGGCCCCACCCATCGCCGAGGGGAAAAGCGTCCCGTAGAGCGGTGAGCGGAAGAAGAACATGAGCCTGTGGGCTCCGGGTAAACAACAATGTTCTTGGGGTCGTATGGATCTAAGCTGTGAGTTCCGAGCTTCTCGTGGAGCTCGAGGCCGTAGTCTATGACCCCGTAAACCCCACCCTTCTCAAAATTCTCGCTCTCTATCTTTTTCTCGTCCAGCTTCAGGTGAAGCACGGTGAACCTCATGCTCCCACCCCTTTGTATCACTCCGGGTGTTATCTCTCTTTTGAAGAATATTTAAGGCTTCCGCCCGGACTCGGAAATACGGCGGGAGAATATAAAAACGTTGGTGATTAAAAGGGTGCAGGGCAGGGATAAGCAAAGATCACTCGATGTCCTCGAACCTTTCTTCAAGCCTCTCGAGGACGCCCGGAAGGGTCGTGTACTCCATCTCCTCCATCGGGAGCCTGTGCGGCTCGAAGGGCCCGTGCCTGCGCATATATTCAGCTATCTCCACAGCTTTTAGCCTTGCGTGGTCGAAGGCAGGGTCGTCGAACAGGTCAACCGGGCCGACGAGCTCTCCCCTCGGGCTTATCTGCCAGCCGAGTGCCACCACCCTCGGAGGGCCATCGAACCTCGTCGGGTTGGCCTGGTGCATTGGAACCGGCATTACCGGGCCGTTGTGGGAGCCCCTCATCCAGCCGCTGACGAGGTGGGGGAAGGCGAAGGGCTCGAGGACTTCACCGAGGGCCGGGAGGCCGCCCTGGGCCCTTACTATTGCCACCGGGTCATCCTTGCCGACGTACTCTCCAGCCACCTCATAGAGCTTCTCAGTGCTCACAACGGCGACTGGCTCGTCCTTGCTTATTGAGTGCCCCTCCTTCGGGTAAACGCGCTTGATAACGTAGCGGCTCTTGGCACCGATGAGGGCCAGCAGGTCATAGAGCTCCTCCGGCGTGTTGAGGATGACGCGCCTGTGCTTGAGGATGTCCCAGACCTCAAAGCGGAAGCCCATGTGCATCTTAGGGTCAATCACCAGTCCGGCAGTGTTGAAGGGGTCTGCAAACATCCTGAATATCGGGAGGTTGAAGGCCCCGGGCTCGGTCTTGTCCATGTGGAAGGTAACAACGGGCTCGCTCTTTCTGAGGGTTATCTCCATCTCGGCAACGCCCGGCCCCATACCGC
This is a stretch of genomic DNA from Thermococcus zilligii AN1. It encodes these proteins:
- the fbp gene encoding fructose-1,6-bisphosphate aldolase/phosphatase, which produces MLVGEKVTLSVIKADIGGWPGHSRVHPQLVETAEEILSRARGEGTIIDFYVATCGDDLQLIMTHKKGADSPEVHGLAWDAFKAATEVAKELGLYGAGQDLLRDAFSGNVRGMGPGVAEMEITLRKSEPVVTFHMDKTEPGAFNLPIFRMFADPFNTAGLVIDPKMHMGFRFEVWDILKHRRVILNTPEELYDLLALIGAKSRYVIKRVYPKEGHSISKDEPVAVVSTEKLYEVAGEYVGKDDPVAIVRAQGGLPALGEVLEPFAFPHLVSGWMRGSHNGPVMPVPMHQANPTRFDGPPRVVALGWQISPRGELVGPVDLFDDPAFDHARLKAVEIAEYMRRHGPFEPHRLPMEEMEYTTLPGVLERLEERFEDIE